In Fusobacteria bacterium ZRK30, the DNA window TCTGTAGGAGGAGCCTCACTGTTCTTTATTTAACTCCTATTAAAGGAACCTGAGGTTCCTTTTTTTAGTATAGAAAAATTTAAATTATGCTGTCTGAATGCAGTGTTACGTTGCTTTTTTTATTTAGATATACATGATATAATTAGTGGAATAAAATTAAATTAAACGGAGGTAAGCAAATTGGAAAATATTTGGTTCCCATATACACAGATGAAGACTATGAGTAAACCTATCCAAATAGAGAAGGGTGAAGGGGTATATCTATACACTAAGGATGAAGATAAATTAATAGATACCGTCTCTTCTTGGTGGTGTGCAATTCATGGATATAACAATATAGAGATAAATAATGCCATAAAAGATCAAGTGGATAAGATGTCCCACATCATGTTGGGAGGTCTGGTACATCAGCCTGTTATGGATTTTAGCAAGAAGATAGCAAGTATCCTTCCGGGAGATTTAAATCATTGTTTTTTTTCTGACAGTGGATCTGTAGGAGTTGAAGTAGCTCTGAAGATGGCAGTTCAATATTTTAGTAATCTAGGAAAAAGAAAGACAAAGTTTATATCTTTTACAGATTCATACCATGGAGACACATGGAAAGCCATGGAGGTAGGAGATGATCCGGATTATCATAAGGCTTTTAAAGGAGATACTGTTCCCCAAAACTTTTATGTGGAACCGGGAAATATAGAGGAGTTAGAAAATATATTAAAAAAACATTCTGCAGAGATAGCAGGATTTATAGTAGAACCGATCTTACAGGGAGCAGGAGGGTTTAAGATCCATTCTAGGGAGTATCTGAAAGACGCCCGTAAACTTTGTGACAGATATGGTGTACTATTTATATTTGATGAGGTAGCTACAGGATTTGGCCGGACAGGAGACCTGTTTGTTGCTTCTGAAGATTTGATTCCAGATATTATAGTCCTAGGGAAAGCTCTAACCGGGGGATACTTAGGTCATTCTGTGACAGTTGCTACAGATGATATATATGATAAATTTTATTCTGATTCTCCAGAAGACGCTTTTATGCATGGACCTACATTTATGGGAAATCCCCTTGCCTGTGCAGCGGGATTAAAATCAATTGAAATATTTGAGAGGGAAGATTATCTGTCTAAGATAAAAAAGATAGAAGCAGCTCTTATGAAATTAAAAGAGATAGATCATCCTCTTATAAAGGAAGTCAGAGTAATCGGTGGATGCGGGTGTATTGAGGTAACCGATAACAAAATTCTAAAGGGGTTTAAGGACTATTGTTTCTCCAAGGGAATATGGAATAGAACATTTTTAGATTTTGCATATATCATGCCACCCTATATAATCTCTACAGATGAATTAAATTATGTAGTTGAAACTTTCAAGACTTGGTTTGAGCAGGAACAGAAAGATGTTTTATAAGGAGCTTATAGAGGAGTTAGGGGAGCTGAAAAAGCAAGCTAATTACAGGGAGTTAAAAGTTGTTGAAGATAACTATATTTTGGATTTCTCCTCCAATGATTACCTAGATTTAGATTCAGATAAAAATTTCAAGAAAAAATTTACAGATAGTTTAGATCTCAATAACATTTCATTTGGAAGCTGTGGTTCCAGACTTTTAGGAGGAAATCACAGAGAAATCAGAGATTTTGAAGATGAGATCGATGAAGTTTTTAAAAAAAAATCTCTAGTTTTTGGCAGTGGGTATGATGCCAATACTACAGTTATAGAGACCTTTTATTCCAAAGGAGATATAATTTTTACCGACAGGTATAATCATGCCAG includes these proteins:
- the bioA gene encoding adenosylmethionine--8-amino-7-oxononanoate transaminase, coding for MENIWFPYTQMKTMSKPIQIEKGEGVYLYTKDEDKLIDTVSSWWCAIHGYNNIEINNAIKDQVDKMSHIMLGGLVHQPVMDFSKKIASILPGDLNHCFFSDSGSVGVEVALKMAVQYFSNLGKRKTKFISFTDSYHGDTWKAMEVGDDPDYHKAFKGDTVPQNFYVEPGNIEELENILKKHSAEIAGFIVEPILQGAGGFKIHSREYLKDARKLCDRYGVLFIFDEVATGFGRTGDLFVASEDLIPDIIVLGKALTGGYLGHSVTVATDDIYDKFYSDSPEDAFMHGPTFMGNPLACAAGLKSIEIFEREDYLSKIKKIEAALMKLKEIDHPLIKEVRVIGGCGCIEVTDNKILKGFKDYCFSKGIWNRTFLDFAYIMPPYIISTDELNYVVETFKTWFEQEQKDVL